In one window of Lynx canadensis isolate LIC74 chromosome A3, mLynCan4.pri.v2, whole genome shotgun sequence DNA:
- the MRPL35 gene encoding 39S ribosomal protein L35, mitochondrial has protein sequence MAASAFARAFRAASGVLRPLNILVSSACQNGVKNACLSSALSIRHFSSLQTPVVSSAPRLATSVRNLTCGHTAAILNRAAPLLPNVLKLPVRTVTYFSSRKGKRKTVKAVIYRFLRLHSGLWLRRKAGYKKKLWKKTTARKRRLREFVFCNKTQSKLLDKMTTSFWKRRNWYADDPYQKYHDRTNLKV, from the exons GAGTCTTACGGCCCCTGAATATTTTGGTGTCTTCAGCCTGTCAAAACGGTGTCAAGAATGCCTGTCTTAGTTCTGCACTGTCCATCCGGCATTTTAGTTCTCTGCAGACACCAGTTGTTTCCTCTGCTCCCAGACTTGCCACGTCTGTCAGAAACCTGACGTGTGGACATACTGCAGCAATCCTCAATAG agcgGCCCCCTTGCTTCCAAATGTCCTGAAGCTACCAGTCAGAACCGTAACATACTTCAGTTCacggaaagggaagagaaagactgTGAAAGCTGTCATCTACAGGTTTCTTCGACTTCATTCTGGCCTGTGGCTAAGGAGGAAG GCTGGttataagaaaaaattatggaaaaagacgACTGCAAGAAAAAGGCGCTTGAGGGAATTCGTGTTCTGCAATAAAACCCAGAGTAAGCTCTTAGATAAAATGACAACGTCTTTTTGGAAGAGGCGAAACTGGTATGCTGACGATCCTTATCAGAAGTATCATGATCGGACAAATCTGAAAGTCTAG